The Microcystis aeruginosa NIES-843 sequence CCCTTTTTTGTTTTTCAGAAATCCGGAAAGGAAACCAATAATTTAAAACAAATGTATTATCCAGATTTTGACTCAATTCGCCGAATCGCCACCACTGCCGGCCGGGGAGGTTGATTAACTTGACCACTGGGCCAATTCGACCCTAGGGGTACTTGTCGTATTTGTTCAAATTCCTGCCCATTAGTGGTTTTAAGGGCAAATTTGCGGTTTTCAAAGGCCAAATCCCGACGAATTCCCCCCGCTTCCCCCGGATGTTGTACTGCCAAAAATAACGTCTCTTGGTCGGGAGTAAAGTACAATCCCGTTAATTCCGCATCCATGGGAGCGATAGCAAAAGGATAGGGATGCTCTTGACCCTTGGCAAACACCCAAGCGCTATTATTGCCAAAAATACCCAATAAATCCCGTTGACTAACCGGGACACCTTGGGGATAACGAGTTTTCATCTCTCGATTTAACCCACCCGTGGAAATATCGCTAACCATCCAGAGATTTCCCTGTTTATCGAAAGCGAGGTTATCGGGATTAGAAAAACCCTCACCTTTCTCTGTCGGTTCCCCTCCATAAGCGACCACATCCCAACGAAAACTTAAGGAAGCAGCATCGTTATTATCTTCCCTTAAGCTGATAATCCAACCAAATTCGTAGGGTATTTCGCCATTTGGCCCCTTAAATATTTCCTTATCGGCTCCTCCCTCCGCTTCACTGGGACTACCAGAGGTAAAGGTCATATATAAAGTGCCATTCTCGTCCACTTCCGTATCTTCCGGGCGACCAGTACAAGTGACCCCAACGGCGTTAGCGGCAAAATGAGCATCGATGAGAATTGCCCCCTGTTTTTCCGTCCTATTACCTTCATACAGGTCTGCGAGGGTCTTATATTTAGCTTTGTAGGCCAGAATCTCCTCATCGTCCTTAAATAGCAGTAATTTAGTATCATTGACCGTTCTTTCGGGATTCGGCAAGGCTACCACCCCATCCCCGCGACTAGCGGCAATTTGACTCGGTAGGACGGGATTTATCTCCGTGTCGGGATTTAAGGGTATCCAATAACCGGTTTTATCGGCGTTGAATTTGGCCCCGTAGAGCATTCCTTTTTCTAGGAGTTTTGAGTTATTTTTCTGCTTAATATCGCTAATTTTGCCCTCCGAAACGAATTTATAGATATGACCGCCTCTGCGATCGCAACCTGAATAAACCGCCAAGGGTTGCCCCGTCCGAGGGAGAAAAGCGACCGCTTCATGGCGAAAACGCCCTAACCAAGTGTGTTTTGTGCCGTAATCGTCGGGATTGGCCGGATCCACCTCCACCATCCAACCGTATTTATTTCCTGCTAACCCGAAGACGTTACCCCGGCCATCCACTTCCGAACTATTGAGAATAAAGGGGGTAGTATCGGGATGCAAAGAGGAACCATCTTTTAACACTACCTCGGTCACTTGGTCTTGAAAGTTCTCCTCGGCACTAAATACAGTCCCCCAAGGCGTTGTTCCCCCGGCGCAATTTTGCAACGTTCCGATAATTTTTGCCCCTAATCCGTCATCGTAGCCAAGTTTATCGGTTTTGGTAAAAATTGCTACAGCAGGACCGGTCGTTTTCAGGTAGTGACCGTCCTTTAGTCCAGAGATACCGGTAATGCGGCGATCGGCTTTACTATAGGTACGTTGCCATTTTCCCGTTTGATCTTTAGCCAGGGAAATTACGCCAATTCCCTGATCAATTAAGCCTTCTAGGGATATTTCCTCGATTTTTGCCTTTAAGCTGGCATCTTGCAGGTGATAGGCGGCAATTTCACCCTTTTCATTCGTTTTTTCCCGTACTTCCTTGACGGGTAGGGTTTTACCGATCACTTGTTCAAAGGTTTGTAGCCAAGTACGACCACTGATATATTCAAAATTAACGGTTAGATAACCTTGACCCGGACTGGTTTCGATAAAAGATAGATAATCATTGTTATAACCGAAACGGGAATCACCCACTGCATCCCCCCACTGGGCCAGCACATCATAGGTGAATCCTTGCGGAAGAACGAGATCATCTAGGACTTTATAGGTTTGATAGGCACTTTTTTGGCTTTCATCGCTCATGCCGTCAATTTTTAAGGGAATCGGCAGTTTGACTGCAGCAAAGTTTAACCCGAAACTATTGGCAGCGATCGCAGGACTGCTGATCAGAGAGGAAGATTTTTTCTCTTGCAGACTGAAAAAAGAGACACCAGCAGTGGCAGTTAAAAAGGTGAGGAAATTACGGCGAGAAATACTCATATTTTCGGCAATAAAGTCAAAACTGATACTCAGACCTTGATTAGGTTAAATTTTATTACGGACACTTGACATAGGGATTATACAGTATCCAAGTTATGACTAAGTTAACAGCCAGTTAAAAAGCTCTCCTGCAAAAATCTTCCGTTATACTAAATCCGGTTATTAAAAACTGATTATTTAGGGCTTGCTGAATAAATCTAAAAACCTTGTTGGATAAGACTTTTAGACTTTTTGGAAACCAAAAAGTGCCAGATCCCGGAGTGATCGGGTGGAAAATTCCTGGACTTTTTCCCTGAAAATTAGGTAATTGACCCCCTCAAAATCGCTAAAACCCTACACCCTACACCCTACACCCCACACCCTGCCCCCAGGAAAAACTTTTTGCCGCAAACCCTATTTATCCCCCCTTTTGCATGAGTGCCTGTCCTTATAAGTAGCATTATGCTCAACGGATTTAGTATAAATTCTGCTGTAAGCTGATAGCTAGATGGTCAGGTCACGGAAATCGATGCAAAGTTCACTGAAAAGGATTATCATCGGGGCGAGTTTTTTTCTCGCTACGGTAGTCGGAGCAACTATCGGTTATATGGCCTACGGTTGGAGTTTTCTCGATGCCGTTTATATGGTGATAATCACCATATTTGGAGTAGGTTTCGGGGAAGTTAAACCGATTAACACTCCCAGTCTGAGAGCTTTTACCATGTTAGTTATCGTCTGTGGGACCACCTCGGCCGTTTATGTGGTGGGAGGTTTTTTTCAGATGCTCACCGAGGGAGAAATTAACAAAGCTTTTAGCGATCGCCAGATGAATAAAGAGATGGAATCCCTAGAAAATCACGTCATAATCTGCGGTTTTGGGCGTATAGGACGCATTCTAACGACTAAATTGGCAAAAACAGCCCAATCCTTTATTATCGTCGATAATAACCCCGATCGCATTGGATTAGCTCAGGAAAAAGGTTACTTAACTCTTAATGGTAACGCCACCGATGAAAGTATTCTCCAGAAAGCCGGTATCGACAAAGCGCGAGTTTTAGCGACGGTGTTGCCCGATGATGCTTTAAATGTCTTTATCACTTTAACCGCAAGGGAACTCAGTCCGCAACTATACATTATCGCCAGGGGAGAATATCCCAGCACCGAGAAAAAATTAAAACTAGCCGGGGCCGATCAAGTGGTCTTACCTGCTACCATTGGAGCAGAGAGAATGGCCCATTTAATCACCCATCCGGCCGCAATCGATTTTTTACAGGAAGATGAAGGTAGGCGCAATCTCAACGAATTATTAGCCGATATCGACCTGCAATTTGAAGAATACTCGATTTTAAGCGATTCGCCCTTTTTGGGACAACCCATCAGTCAGATGGAAGTGCGGGGACAGGGTGCTTTTATTATCGTTGCTGTCCGTCAATTTGATGGTCGTGTCATCGCCCATCCCGACCATTCCACCATTCTACAGCAAGGCGATACGGTCATTTTATTAGGTCATCGGGGCGATGTTCCTAATTTTGCCCGTCGTTATGCTCTGCGTCGAGAAATGCGCTATCGGGGGTCTTCTTGGTGGGATATTTACCCAGAAAAAAGTTGAGCTTTTCTGGAATTAATTTCGCCGCAGATGGAGATAGGAATGGCTCACCAATTATCTCCAGATACAGCTATGAAATTAACCTATCGCAGCATTGCTTACGACAAAAATCCCACTGCCACCGTTGCTTCCAGTCCGCTGATTTTAGGCTATCGTGGTGTTCCCTATTTAAAAAACCGTGGTGTCGTTCAAACCATTCAGAAACAGGTAGCCGTTACCTATCGCGGTCAAGCCTATAATATCACTCAGTCTTTAGCTTCTTTGCCCATGTAAGAACCCTCTTTAAGTTTTTAACTTCTAGTTCTTTTTCAATCAATCTCTTTTAAATATTGTCAATTAATGATCACAGCAATTACCTTAAACGGGTTTTATCTTCCCTCTTGCTCCAAGGGGGATTTTTAACTTGTTTTGCCAGCAAGGAATATATGTTCATAGTTAACAAAATTAATTACACATATTTTTCCCTTCCGCAGTTCCGCAGTTCCGGTGTTCCCCTTTTCTGGGGTGTGAATTTAATTTTGTCGAACTGCTGATAGTTATCAGTTTTTTGTAGAATAGGGAGATTGAGAAAACGAACATCTGCCCTATG is a genomic window containing:
- a CDS encoding PhoX family protein, which codes for MSISRRNFLTFLTATAGVSFFSLQEKKSSSLISSPAIAANSFGLNFAAVKLPIPLKIDGMSDESQKSAYQTYKVLDDLVLPQGFTYDVLAQWGDAVGDSRFGYNNDYLSFIETSPGQGYLTVNFEYISGRTWLQTFEQVIGKTLPVKEVREKTNEKGEIAAYHLQDASLKAKIEEISLEGLIDQGIGVISLAKDQTGKWQRTYSKADRRITGISGLKDGHYLKTTGPAVAIFTKTDKLGYDDGLGAKIIGTLQNCAGGTTPWGTVFSAEENFQDQVTEVVLKDGSSLHPDTTPFILNSSEVDGRGNVFGLAGNKYGWMVEVDPANPDDYGTKHTWLGRFRHEAVAFLPRTGQPLAVYSGCDRRGGHIYKFVSEGKISDIKQKNNSKLLEKGMLYGAKFNADKTGYWIPLNPDTEINPVLPSQIAASRGDGVVALPNPERTVNDTKLLLFKDDEEILAYKAKYKTLADLYEGNRTEKQGAILIDAHFAANAVGVTCTGRPEDTEVDENGTLYMTFTSGSPSEAEGGADKEIFKGPNGEIPYEFGWIISLREDNNDAASLSFRWDVVAYGGEPTEKGEGFSNPDNLAFDKQGNLWMVSDISTGGLNREMKTRYPQGVPVSQRDLLGIFGNNSAWVFAKGQEHPYPFAIAPMDAELTGLYFTPDQETLFLAVQHPGEAGGIRRDLAFENRKFALKTTNGQEFEQIRQVPLGSNWPSGQVNQPPRPAVVAIRRIESKSG
- a CDS encoding DUF4278 domain-containing protein, producing MKLTYRSIAYDKNPTATVASSPLILGYRGVPYLKNRGVVQTIQKQVAVTYRGQAYNITQSLASLPM
- a CDS encoding potassium channel family protein, with the protein product MQSSLKRIIIGASFFLATVVGATIGYMAYGWSFLDAVYMVIITIFGVGFGEVKPINTPSLRAFTMLVIVCGTTSAVYVVGGFFQMLTEGEINKAFSDRQMNKEMESLENHVIICGFGRIGRILTTKLAKTAQSFIIVDNNPDRIGLAQEKGYLTLNGNATDESILQKAGIDKARVLATVLPDDALNVFITLTARELSPQLYIIARGEYPSTEKKLKLAGADQVVLPATIGAERMAHLITHPAAIDFLQEDEGRRNLNELLADIDLQFEEYSILSDSPFLGQPISQMEVRGQGAFIIVAVRQFDGRVIAHPDHSTILQQGDTVILLGHRGDVPNFARRYALRREMRYRGSSWWDIYPEKS